Proteins co-encoded in one Malus sylvestris chromosome 9, drMalSylv7.2, whole genome shotgun sequence genomic window:
- the LOC126634418 gene encoding uncharacterized protein LOC126634418 yields MAKVCRSIETEPRTLSEGQLNRAREIAADVVQKMEPTEATALFIEGLRPVGSAKEMKHMIDGEQLQLQTKLVDWKEEAQILERPCQCLCSTAIVETPDQETQLTGPVSAPF; encoded by the exons ATGGCTAAAGTTTGCCGTTCAATTGAGACAGAGCCTAGAACCTTGAGTGAAGGGCAACTCAACCGTGCTAGG GAAATTGCTGCTGATGTAGTTCAGAAAATGGAACCAACTGAAGCCACAGCTCTATTCATTGAG GGATTGAGGCCGGTTGGATCAGCGAAAGAGATGAAGCATATGATTGATGGTGAGCAACTACAACTGCAGACTAAGCTTGTGGACTGGAAGGAGGAGGCTCAAATTTTAGAAAGGCCTTGCCAATGCTTGTGCTCTACGGCCATTGTTGAAACGCCCGATCAAGAAACGCAACTTACAGGACCTGTGTCGGCCCCATTTTGA
- the LOC126634420 gene encoding nuclear pore complex protein NUP35, with protein sequence MSTTVHRTPKSGRQSLFFQDLASPVSSRRGKFSTPGQAAAVSALWRESGGGSDLPPPPLYTLEDRSDFSPESGIPDYPVSPEIKSDPRTPVHSFGRDSSTPVKGKSEASTSYALSNGHHAQQGSASMSWWSPSKSGGEQEEKGKSSPVEGVVQPLALITLPPPREVARPEMQRNTLPTANLNEEEWVTVYGFSPADTNLVLREFEKCGVILKHVPGPRDANWMHILYQSYSDAQKALSKNGTQINGALIIGVKPLDPMQRHALNERVTNQGFMTFPPQPSMKHAELNASRAPSRPYYLLNNNTSAQKSGGAIASPTKSLVSKVMDLMFGV encoded by the exons ATGAGCACCACAGTACATAGAACTCCCAAATCTGGTAGGCAGTCATTGTTTTTCCAAGATTTAGCTTCACCCGTATCGTCCCGGAGAGGAAAATTTTCTACTCCAGGCCAGGCAGCTGCAGTCTCTGCTCTATGGCGCGAGAGCGGTGGGGGATCGGACCTTCCACCACCTCCGCTTTACACGTTGGAAGACCGCTCGGACTTCTCCCCTGAATCTGGAATTCCAGATTACCCAGTATCCCCCGAAATCAAGTCGGATCCTAGAACCCCGGTTCACAGTTTTGGGCGTGATTCCTCGACTCCGGTGAAGGGAAAATCAGAGGCAAGCACTTCGTATGCTCTATCAAATGGACACCATGCCCAACAAGGTTCAGCAAGTATGAGTTGGTGGTCACCCTCAAAGAGTGGTGGTGAGCAAGAAGAGAAGGGAAAGAGTTCACCAGTTGAGGGTGTTGTTCAGCCTCTTGCTCTGATCACTCTTCCACCTCCAAGGGAAGTTGCAAGGCCAGAGATGCAAAGGAATACATTGCCTACAGCAAACCTCAATGAAGAAGAATGGGTTACTGTTTATGG ATTTTCTCCAGCTGATACAAATTTAGTCTTACGAGAGTTTGAAAAATGTGGTGTGATTTTGAAACATGTTCCCGGTCCAAGAGATGCTAACTGGATGCACATTTTATACCAG AGTTACTCTGATGCTCAGAAGGCTCTCAGCAAGAATGGAACGCAAATTAATGGGGCACTAATTATAGGTGTGAAGCCGTTGGATCCAATGCAACGCCATGCATTAAATGAAAGGGTCACCAATCAGGGTTTCATGACATTTCCCCCTCAGCCATCAATGAAACACGCAGAGCTGAATGCTTCAAGAGCTCCCTCCCGTCCTTACTATCTGCTAAACAATAATACCAGTGCGCAGAAATCTGGAGGTGCAATTGCTTCCCCAACAAAGTCATTGGTCTCCAAAGTcatggatttaatgtttggtgTTTAA
- the LOC126634421 gene encoding CASP-like protein 3A1 gives MMSSRKTTSFDEEAAGVGKVVEEEINGTVRSGGATSVLSRRAEVTHLCLRALCMAASVTALSFMVTAREATTVYVYGFPLPVNSKWSFANAFEYLVGVSAAVAAHSLMQLLISVSRLLRKSPLIPSRNHAWLTFAGDQVFAYAMISAGSAASGVSNLNRNGIRHTALPDFCKPLHIFCDHVAISIAFTFFSCLLLALSAVQNVIWLSKN, from the exons ATGATGAGCAGCCGAAAGACGACGTCGTTCGACGAAGAGGCGGCGGGGGTGGGAAaggtggtggaggaggagaTCAATGGAACGGTGAGAAGTGGTGGCGCCACAAGTGTTTTATCTCGGAGAGCTGAAGTGACGCACTTGTGCCTGAGGGCGTTGTGCATGGCGGCCTCGGTGACGGCGCTGTCGTTCATGGTGACAGCCAGGGAGGCGACCACTGTGTACGTCTACGGATTTCCGCTCCCAGTCAACTCAAAGTGGTCCTTTGCCAACGCCTTCGA GTATCTGGTGGGAGTTTCAGCAGCTGTAGCAGCTCACTCATTGATGCAACTACTAATAAGTGTGTCTAGGCTGCTCAGGAAGTCTCCACTCATTCCCTCAAGGAATCATGCATGGCTTACTTTTGCTGGGGATCAG GTATTTGCATATGCTATGATAAGCGCAGGGTCAGCTGCATCAGGAGTAAGCAACCTGAACCGCAATGGAATCCGGCATACAGCTCTTCCGGATTTTTGTAAACCCTTGCATATTTTCTGTGACCATGTTGCAATCTCAATAGCCTTCACTTTCTTCAGTTGCCTCCTGCTGGCCTTATCTGCTGTCCAGAATGTAATTTGGCTCTCCAAGAACTGA